From the genome of Halictus rubicundus isolate RS-2024b chromosome 2, iyHalRubi1_principal, whole genome shotgun sequence, one region includes:
- the LOC143365488 gene encoding uncharacterized protein LOC143365488: MDLVYVPEVLNYGFLRGHSYRDYEQPWNTNYFNNNGRSSQNHCQRLSQQQQHEQKQLSRESCHLCRESKRRRLAAYIRGKSRRSSCQEIHEEEEEQDVRQDNVVNSANLVKESSMKPAESKETKGTQS, encoded by the exons ATGGATCTAGTCTACGTCCCCGAGGTTCTGAACTACGGGTTCCTCCGGGGCCACTCGTACAGGGACTACGAGCAACCCTGGAACACAAACTATTTCAACAACAACG GGCGATCGTCGCAGAATCATTGCCAGCGATTGTCGCAGCAGCAACAACACGAGCAGAAACAACTGTCGCGAGAGAGCTGCCATTTGTGCCGAGAGAGCAAAAGAAGAAGACTTGCGGCTTACATAAGAGGCAAATCGCGGCGGAGCTCTTGCCAAGAGATCcacgaggaagaggaagagcaGGATGTCAGGCAGGACAATGTTGTGAACAGCGCTAATCTGGTAAAGGAAAGCTCAATGAAACCCGCAGAATCGAAAGAGACGAAGGGTACGCAATCATAG